Proteins from one Bradyrhizobium amphicarpaeae genomic window:
- a CDS encoding tetratricopeptide repeat protein, whose product MAEEDRYGLPLSTTSDAAASAYREGIDLMLAGWTGTAETLERAIAADPDFALPHIARARVHAFYQQGDLARGKAALARELVAVRGTERERSHVETLALAIEGRLPEAIASTLRHVENWPRDALVLSLPLGAFGLFAFSGMADHDRARHELCERVAQHYGEDWWFLTMSGWAMTENGDVARGRAVTERGFDLHRANAHAAHAVLHAMFEDGSIEAADRLVDDWIPSYDRAGILHGHIRWHQALGALEHGDAARALSIYADVLQPSATQAPPLNLITDAASLLWRLSAYGHTVPKALWLDADASAQKLFPKSGLSFADIHMALFAAATQNRAALAARLAAIEQRLAEGKLPAGPVVPAIFCALAAFADEDYATCAQTLAPVLGEVVRIGGSHAQRELVEDTYIVALMRSGELARARAVLDARLHRRPSLRDTRWQAATG is encoded by the coding sequence ATGGCAGAGGAAGACCGCTACGGCCTGCCGCTCTCCACCACCTCCGATGCGGCCGCATCCGCCTATCGCGAGGGCATCGACCTCATGCTCGCGGGGTGGACCGGCACGGCGGAGACGCTGGAGCGCGCGATTGCGGCTGACCCGGATTTCGCACTTCCCCATATCGCCCGTGCCCGCGTGCACGCTTTCTACCAGCAGGGCGATCTGGCCCGAGGCAAGGCGGCGCTCGCGCGCGAGCTGGTCGCCGTGCGCGGCACGGAGCGTGAGCGCTCGCATGTCGAAACGCTGGCGCTCGCGATCGAGGGCCGGCTGCCGGAGGCGATCGCATCAACGCTGAGGCACGTTGAGAACTGGCCGCGCGATGCCCTGGTGCTGTCGCTGCCGCTCGGCGCATTCGGCCTGTTCGCCTTCTCAGGCATGGCCGACCACGACAGGGCGCGGCACGAGCTGTGCGAACGCGTGGCGCAGCATTACGGCGAGGATTGGTGGTTCCTCACCATGTCCGGCTGGGCGATGACCGAGAATGGCGACGTCGCGCGCGGCCGCGCCGTGACCGAGCGTGGTTTTGACCTCCACCGGGCCAATGCCCACGCCGCGCACGCGGTGCTGCATGCGATGTTCGAGGACGGCTCGATCGAGGCGGCCGACCGCCTCGTCGACGACTGGATTCCCTCTTACGACCGTGCCGGAATTCTGCACGGGCATATCCGCTGGCACCAGGCGCTCGGCGCGCTCGAGCACGGCGATGCGGCACGCGCTCTGTCGATCTATGCCGATGTGCTGCAGCCGTCAGCCACGCAGGCGCCGCCGCTCAACCTCATCACCGATGCCGCCTCGCTGCTGTGGCGCCTGTCGGCTTACGGCCACACCGTGCCGAAGGCGCTGTGGCTCGACGCCGACGCCAGCGCGCAAAAGCTGTTTCCGAAGTCGGGCCTGTCCTTCGCCGACATCCACATGGCCCTGTTCGCGGCGGCGACGCAAAACCGCGCCGCGCTCGCCGCGCGCCTTGCAGCCATCGAGCAGCGCCTCGCCGAGGGCAAGCTGCCGGCCGGCCCCGTGGTGCCCGCGATCTTCTGCGCGCTGGCAGCCTTTGCCGATGAGGATTACGCGACTTGCGCGCAAACGCTGGCGCCCGTTCTCGGCGAGGTCGTGCGGATCGGCGGCAGCCACGCCCAGCGCGAACTGGTCGAGGACACCTATATCGTTGCCCTGATGCGCAGCGGCGAGCTCGCCCGCGCCCGCGCCGTGCTGGATGCCCGCCTGCACCGCCGGCCCTCCCTTCGCGATACGCGCTGGCAGGCGGCGACGGGCTGA
- a CDS encoding tetratricopeptide repeat protein, which produces MCGTHLSAQRLSPAKASLRTFLLSAAMSLVLAAPASAGADCVIGSKAAPAELVPACTVIIDQGASPASERAAALLVRADAHARTSGGLTQALRDIDRAIALDGRNAKAWRLRGDLLREGGGDLNRAAADLGKAIELDPQDAEAYELRGVVYTTQRRLDRALADYDQAIKLKPDDAQAWSDRGVNYYLGGDNEKAIKDLSEALRLDPNRPRTYTNRGAAYKKLGQLDKAVADDGEAIRLDPKVPEYFDNRGLTYAAMKEYDKAIADYDQALRLAPRPNFFTNRGDSYQFKGELGAALGDYEAALRLDPNFALTYNNRAVLYKKMGERKKALADYETALKLDPGNENAANGRRSMVAEIAKFGDEPLRPLAAASGNGPSFACATAKREVEKVICADPQLGMLDRQIAETYERVLKSASRRSASELRKTQRDFLSHRNASFGRPGYDLKKVMQERLQKLNATES; this is translated from the coding sequence ATGTGCGGCACGCATCTTTCCGCGCAACGGCTTTCCCCTGCCAAAGCCTCGCTTCGCACTTTTCTGCTCAGTGCGGCCATGAGCCTCGTCCTTGCAGCTCCCGCCTCGGCGGGCGCCGATTGCGTCATCGGCAGCAAGGCTGCTCCCGCGGAGCTGGTCCCGGCCTGCACTGTCATCATCGACCAGGGTGCAAGTCCCGCGTCCGAGCGCGCCGCGGCGCTGCTGGTTCGTGCCGACGCCCATGCCCGCACCTCGGGCGGCCTCACGCAGGCCTTGCGGGACATCGACCGGGCCATTGCGCTCGACGGCAGGAATGCAAAGGCATGGCGCCTGCGCGGCGATCTCCTGCGCGAGGGCGGCGGCGATCTCAATCGTGCGGCGGCCGACCTCGGCAAGGCGATCGAGCTCGATCCGCAGGATGCGGAGGCCTACGAGCTGCGCGGTGTGGTCTACACGACCCAGCGCAGGCTCGACCGGGCGCTCGCCGATTACGACCAGGCAATCAAGCTGAAGCCGGATGATGCACAGGCTTGGTCCGACCGCGGCGTGAACTACTATCTCGGCGGCGACAACGAGAAGGCGATCAAGGATCTCAGCGAGGCGCTGCGGCTCGATCCCAACCGTCCCCGCACCTACACCAACCGCGGCGCCGCATACAAGAAGCTCGGCCAGCTCGACAAGGCGGTGGCCGACGACGGCGAGGCGATCAGGCTCGATCCGAAGGTGCCCGAATATTTCGACAATCGCGGACTCACCTATGCCGCGATGAAAGAGTACGACAAGGCGATTGCCGATTACGACCAGGCGCTGCGGCTGGCGCCCCGGCCGAACTTCTTCACCAATCGCGGCGATTCCTACCAGTTCAAGGGGGAGCTCGGAGCCGCGCTCGGTGACTACGAGGCTGCCCTGAGGCTCGATCCGAATTTCGCGCTGACCTACAACAACCGCGCGGTCCTCTACAAGAAGATGGGCGAGCGCAAGAAGGCGCTGGCCGATTACGAGACGGCGCTCAAGCTCGATCCCGGCAACGAGAACGCTGCCAACGGCCGCCGCAGCATGGTCGCGGAGATCGCGAAATTCGGAGATGAGCCGCTGCGGCCTCTCGCAGCCGCTTCCGGCAACGGTCCGTCCTTCGCATGCGCGACGGCCAAACGCGAGGTCGAGAAGGTGATCTGCGCCGATCCGCAGCTCGGCATGCTCGATCGCCAGATCGCCGAGACCTACGAGCGCGTGCTGAAATCGGCGAGCAGGCGCTCGGCCAGCGAGCTGCGCAAGACCCAGCGCGATTTCCTCAGCCATCGTAACGCCAGCTTCGGCCGGCCGGGCTATGATCTGAAGAAGGTCATGCAGGAGCGGTTGCAGAAACTGAATGCGACGGAGAGTTGA
- a CDS encoding tetratricopeptide repeat protein, producing MRFQKLIQSSGAALFCALSFAAAQAATGGEPAAVIQVDVAPCLAAAAADDMDKAATACAAVIDNEKTAKADLIKALIARAALHARHDQIDRAIADDSRVLSLDPALADIWNARGELWLKKGDKPKAVQDFGAALKIDPNHEKARANHKAMAREIERIGAQMAVAGKPSFNCARARRGAEKAICGNRELADLDREIFGSHLRVIREAGSPAEARKIQREQDEFIARRNAGYGRPGYDLKKAMQERLRQINGVDGY from the coding sequence ATGCGTTTTCAGAAGCTCATTCAGTCATCAGGTGCCGCGTTGTTTTGCGCGCTGTCGTTCGCCGCCGCTCAGGCGGCGACCGGCGGCGAGCCGGCGGCGGTGATACAGGTCGATGTCGCCCCATGCCTCGCGGCGGCTGCAGCCGACGACATGGACAAGGCCGCGACGGCCTGTGCCGCCGTGATCGACAATGAGAAGACGGCGAAGGCGGATCTGATTAAGGCGCTGATCGCGCGCGCAGCGCTCCATGCGCGGCACGACCAGATCGATCGCGCCATCGCCGACGACAGCCGCGTTCTTTCGCTCGACCCTGCGCTCGCCGACATCTGGAATGCGCGCGGCGAACTCTGGCTGAAGAAGGGCGACAAGCCCAAGGCGGTGCAGGATTTCGGCGCGGCATTGAAGATCGACCCGAACCACGAGAAGGCCAGGGCCAATCACAAGGCAATGGCGCGCGAGATCGAGCGGATCGGCGCGCAGATGGCCGTCGCCGGCAAGCCCAGCTTCAATTGCGCGCGGGCGCGCCGTGGGGCAGAGAAGGCGATCTGCGGCAACCGCGAGCTGGCCGATCTCGATCGCGAGATCTTCGGGTCGCATTTGCGCGTCATCCGCGAAGCCGGGAGCCCGGCGGAGGCGCGCAAGATCCAACGTGAGCAGGATGAATTCATCGCGCGCAGAAATGCCGGATACGGCCGGCCGGGTTATGATCTGAAAAAGGCGATGCAGGAGCGCCTGCGACAGATCAACGGGGTTGACGGGTATTGA
- a CDS encoding SDR family NAD(P)-dependent oxidoreductase, whose translation MDRLKGKVAMVVGAGSIGPGWGNGKATAVTFAREGAQVFCVDRNGAAAEETAEIITGEGGKAIAFTADVSHASEIEAMVAACLTAYGRIDVLDNNVGIAEMGSVVEVTEESWDRVFSVNLKSAYFAMKHVIPVMVKQGGGSIINISSIASIRHMGISYVTYGTSKAAMNQMTRTTAIEFAKSHVRVNAILPGLMKTPMVEHSAGLANSYAKGDVEAMWRARDAQVPMGHMGDAFDVANAALFLASDESKYVTGIELVVDGGITCKAGA comes from the coding sequence ATGGATCGGCTCAAGGGCAAGGTTGCGATGGTGGTGGGGGCCGGCTCGATCGGCCCCGGCTGGGGCAACGGCAAGGCCACTGCCGTGACGTTCGCGCGCGAGGGCGCGCAGGTGTTTTGCGTCGACCGCAATGGCGCTGCGGCCGAGGAGACCGCAGAGATCATCACCGGCGAAGGCGGCAAGGCGATCGCCTTCACGGCCGACGTGTCCCACGCGAGCGAGATCGAGGCGATGGTGGCGGCGTGCCTGACGGCCTATGGCCGCATCGACGTGCTCGACAACAATGTCGGCATCGCCGAGATGGGCAGCGTGGTCGAGGTCACCGAGGAGAGCTGGGACCGCGTCTTCAGCGTCAATCTCAAGAGCGCCTATTTCGCCATGAAGCACGTCATTCCCGTCATGGTGAAGCAGGGCGGCGGCTCGATCATCAACATCTCCTCGATCGCCTCGATTCGCCACATGGGGATCTCCTATGTCACCTACGGCACCTCGAAGGCGGCGATGAACCAGATGACGCGCACCACCGCGATCGAGTTTGCGAAGAGCCATGTGCGGGTCAATGCGATCCTGCCCGGCCTGATGAAGACGCCGATGGTCGAGCATTCCGCGGGGCTCGCCAACAGCTACGCCAAGGGCGATGTGGAAGCGATGTGGCGCGCCCGCGATGCACAGGTGCCGATGGGCCACATGGGCGATGCCTTCGACGTCGCCAACGCCGCGTTGTTCCTGGCGTCGGACGAGTCGAAATATGTGACGGGGATCGAACTGGTGGTCGACGGCGGGATCACGTGCAAGGCGGGGGCTTAA
- a CDS encoding aldo/keto reductase, translated as MHYRQLGRSGLKVSPICLGSMMFGGPTDEAASKRIIDRAHGAGINFIDTADAYSKGGSEEVVGRAIASNRHAWVLATKLANPMNTGMGNDPNRGGLSRRWVLQAADESLKRLGTDHIDIYYLHKEDHATPLEETVRAMGDLIRAGKVRYFGVSNYRAWRVAEICNICDRLGIDRPAVSQPYYNAMNRMPEVEHFPACSYYGLGIVPYSPLARGVLTGKYRPDAAPDKETRAGRNDTRMMQTEWRPESLQLAQEIKTHAEKKGITAGQFAVAWVLNSAFVSSIVAGPRTEEQWDGYISALDYRFTADDEALIDRLVVPGHPSTPGYNDPAYPIEGRRARTA; from the coding sequence ATGCACTACCGTCAGCTCGGCCGCAGCGGCCTGAAAGTGTCGCCGATTTGTCTGGGCAGCATGATGTTCGGCGGGCCCACGGATGAAGCCGCATCCAAGCGGATCATCGACCGGGCGCACGGCGCCGGGATTAATTTCATCGACACGGCGGACGCTTATTCGAAGGGCGGGTCCGAGGAGGTCGTCGGCCGCGCCATCGCGAGCAATCGCCACGCCTGGGTGCTCGCGACGAAACTCGCCAATCCCATGAACACTGGGATGGGCAACGATCCCAATCGCGGCGGGCTATCGCGGCGCTGGGTGCTGCAGGCCGCCGACGAAAGTCTGAAGCGGCTCGGCACCGACCACATCGACATCTATTATCTGCACAAGGAGGACCATGCGACGCCGCTGGAGGAGACGGTGCGTGCGATGGGCGATCTGATCCGTGCCGGCAAGGTGCGCTATTTCGGCGTGTCGAACTATCGGGCCTGGCGCGTCGCCGAGATCTGCAACATCTGCGACCGCCTCGGCATCGACCGGCCCGCGGTGAGCCAGCCCTATTACAACGCGATGAACCGCATGCCCGAGGTCGAGCATTTTCCGGCCTGCTCTTATTACGGCCTCGGCATCGTGCCCTACAGCCCGCTGGCGCGCGGCGTGCTCACCGGCAAGTACAGGCCGGATGCCGCCCCAGACAAGGAGACACGCGCCGGCCGCAACGACACCCGCATGATGCAGACCGAATGGCGGCCGGAATCGCTTCAGCTCGCGCAGGAGATCAAGACTCATGCCGAGAAGAAGGGCATCACCGCCGGCCAATTCGCGGTCGCCTGGGTGCTCAACTCCGCCTTCGTCTCCTCGATCGTCGCGGGCCCGCGCACCGAGGAGCAATGGGACGGCTACATCAGCGCGCTCGACTATCGCTTCACCGCCGACGACGAAGCGCTGATCGACCGGCTGGTCGTGCCGGGCCACCCCTCGACGCCGGGCTACAACGATCCCGCCTACCCGATCGAGGGCCGCCGCGCGCGGACGGCGTGA
- a CDS encoding cation:proton antiporter, translating to MSTFEWIIALLLGAVALSALARRIKVPYPTFLAIGGALIAFVPNSPSWALEPDLALALFVAPVLLDAAFDTSLRDLRNNWVPVSTLVVAAVGLTTAGVAFVAHRLMPEMPWAAAVALGAIVAPPDAAAAVAILSQVKLPHRMVKVLEGESLLNDASALLIYRIAVGAVATEHLTWSQVAPTMALALVGSVVAGLIAGYIVPLLLERVKEAPSAIIVQFATTFMVWIAAEHLGLSGILTIVVYAMTMARSAGARMPARLRVPSYAVWETIVFVLNVLAFMLIGMQMRPIWTRLNADVRWEYCVAAAWILLTVVLVRLLWVTFYRAILRVLVARGMFHPKDPKAVASPKGGLIISWCGMRGLVTLATAFALPENFPHRDFIVFIAFAVVLGSLVIQGLTLRPLILAFGLKDDDPVGTEVARARAVAYRAALDAIESDPSEEAEILRLEYRAILMQAEGDPNGGIANGELPADPLRRRAIEAARKSIFELRATEVIGDDAFHRIEEELDRAELSAGG from the coding sequence GTGTCGACATTCGAATGGATCATCGCGCTTCTGCTCGGCGCCGTTGCCTTATCGGCGCTGGCGCGGCGGATCAAGGTCCCCTACCCGACCTTTCTCGCCATCGGCGGCGCGCTGATCGCTTTCGTGCCGAACAGCCCGTCCTGGGCGCTGGAGCCGGACCTGGCATTGGCGCTTTTTGTCGCACCGGTGCTGCTCGATGCCGCCTTCGACACCTCGCTGCGCGATTTGCGCAACAATTGGGTTCCGGTCTCGACCCTGGTCGTCGCCGCGGTCGGCCTGACCACGGCCGGCGTCGCTTTCGTCGCGCACCGGCTGATGCCCGAGATGCCATGGGCCGCCGCGGTCGCGCTCGGGGCCATCGTGGCGCCGCCCGATGCGGCCGCTGCGGTTGCGATCCTGAGCCAGGTCAAGCTGCCCCATCGCATGGTGAAGGTCCTGGAGGGCGAAAGCCTGCTCAACGACGCCAGCGCGCTCCTGATCTATCGCATCGCAGTCGGTGCGGTCGCCACCGAGCATCTGACCTGGAGCCAGGTCGCGCCGACGATGGCGCTGGCCCTGGTCGGCAGCGTCGTCGCCGGCCTGATCGCGGGCTACATCGTCCCGCTGCTTCTGGAACGCGTCAAGGAAGCACCGAGCGCGATCATCGTGCAGTTCGCCACCACCTTCATGGTCTGGATCGCCGCCGAGCATCTCGGCCTTTCCGGCATCCTCACCATCGTGGTCTATGCCATGACGATGGCGCGCTCGGCAGGCGCGCGCATGCCGGCGCGGCTGCGCGTGCCGTCCTATGCGGTCTGGGAGACGATCGTATTCGTGCTCAACGTGCTGGCCTTCATGCTGATCGGCATGCAGATGCGCCCGATCTGGACGCGGCTCAACGCGGACGTGCGCTGGGAATATTGCGTGGCCGCGGCCTGGATCCTGCTCACCGTGGTGCTGGTCCGGCTGCTCTGGGTGACGTTCTATCGCGCGATCCTGCGCGTGCTGGTGGCGCGGGGAATGTTTCACCCCAAGGACCCGAAGGCCGTGGCTTCGCCGAAGGGCGGCCTCATCATCTCCTGGTGCGGCATGCGCGGCCTCGTCACGCTCGCCACCGCCTTCGCCCTGCCGGAGAATTTTCCCCATCGCGATTTCATCGTCTTCATCGCGTTTGCGGTGGTGCTGGGATCGCTGGTGATCCAGGGCCTGACGCTGCGGCCACTGATCCTGGCGTTTGGCCTCAAAGACGACGATCCCGTCGGCACCGAGGTCGCGCGGGCGCGTGCGGTCGCCTATCGCGCCGCGCTCGATGCAATCGAGAGCGATCCGTCGGAGGAGGCGGAGATCCTGCGGCTCGAATATCGCGCCATCCTGATGCAGGCCGAGGGCGACCCCAACGGCGGCATCGCCAACGGCGAACTGCCGGCCGATCCCCTGCGCCGCCGCGCCATCGAGGCTGCCCGCAAATCGATCTTCGAGCTCCGGGCCACCGAAGTGATCGGCGACGACGCCTTCCACCGGATCGAAGAGGAGCTCGATCGCGCAGAATTGAGCGCCGGGGGATGA
- a CDS encoding TRAP transporter permease encodes MLQAEGAQAAPEKVKVEFDNFEHGFPEGFGPRGWGALAYWIGIAFAIFQLYVAAFNYLPSQVVRGVHVGFLVLLTFGLIANFTAKSNFGRALGWAIGGAGFLCGLYQWIFYADLIARDGDPTRLDLVVGTVLAVLIFEGTRRLMGAALPLMCGACLVYWFFGQYLPSPLNHRGYDFDQIITHLSFGTEGFYGVPIYVSATYIFLFILFGSFLERAGMIQLFTDVSLGLFGRTRGGPAKVAVFASGMMGTISGSGVANVVTVGQFTIPLMIRFGYRRAFAAGVEATASMGGQIMPPVMGAVAFIMAETLGVQYSEIVKAAAIPAILYFASAFWMVHLEAGKHGLVGMKRSEIPSAWKALVTRWYLVLPLAALVYMLFEGFTPLYAGSMGLALTVALILGTAITTGAPSNVIRAIFWIGLALVVAALSRDGLKIVPVASVVVGLIVIAAFVRGGFKALRECRDALAESAKSAITVGMACAIVGVIIGMMSQTGVGTIFGGWVIGLGEKSLFLALIMTMLLSILLGTGIPTIPTYIITAALAAPALAKLGVPLIASHMFAFYYGIMADLSPPVALAALAAAPIAKENPDKIGWEAMRIALAGYVIPFIFVYSPALMLQAGDPMAAKLGFYGAVALASVKALVAIALFGMVAIGFLFTRLTLIERLVGLGAAFCLLGDFQFSDTAGFVLAAAIVLWQWRQRPPAPVEAV; translated from the coding sequence ATGTTGCAGGCAGAGGGCGCGCAGGCTGCGCCCGAGAAGGTCAAGGTCGAGTTCGACAATTTCGAGCACGGTTTCCCGGAAGGCTTCGGCCCGCGCGGGTGGGGCGCGCTCGCCTATTGGATCGGCATCGCCTTCGCCATTTTCCAGCTCTATGTCGCCGCCTTCAACTATCTGCCGAGCCAGGTGGTGCGCGGCGTCCATGTCGGCTTCCTCGTCCTGCTCACCTTCGGCCTCATCGCCAACTTCACCGCGAAGAGCAATTTCGGCCGCGCGCTCGGCTGGGCGATCGGCGGCGCCGGATTCCTTTGCGGGCTCTACCAGTGGATCTTCTACGCCGATCTGATCGCGCGCGACGGCGACCCGACGCGGCTCGATCTCGTGGTCGGAACGGTGCTGGCGGTGCTGATCTTCGAGGGCACGCGGCGCCTGATGGGAGCGGCGCTGCCGCTGATGTGCGGCGCCTGCCTCGTCTACTGGTTCTTCGGCCAGTACCTGCCGTCGCCGCTCAACCATCGCGGTTACGATTTCGACCAGATCATCACGCATCTGTCGTTCGGCACCGAGGGATTCTACGGCGTGCCGATCTACGTGTCGGCGACCTACATCTTCCTGTTCATATTGTTCGGCTCGTTCCTGGAGCGGGCCGGCATGATCCAGCTCTTCACCGACGTGTCGCTCGGCCTGTTCGGCCGCACCCGCGGCGGACCCGCGAAAGTCGCGGTGTTCGCCTCGGGGATGATGGGCACGATCTCCGGCTCGGGTGTCGCCAATGTCGTCACCGTCGGCCAGTTCACGATTCCCTTGATGATCAGGTTCGGCTATCGCCGCGCGTTCGCGGCCGGCGTCGAGGCCACGGCTTCGATGGGCGGCCAGATCATGCCGCCGGTGATGGGCGCAGTCGCCTTCATCATGGCCGAGACGCTCGGCGTGCAATATTCCGAGATCGTCAAGGCGGCGGCAATCCCCGCCATCCTCTATTTCGCGTCCGCGTTTTGGATGGTGCATCTGGAAGCCGGCAAGCACGGCCTGGTCGGCATGAAGCGCTCGGAAATCCCGAGCGCCTGGAAGGCGCTGGTGACGCGCTGGTACCTCGTGCTGCCGCTTGCCGCGCTCGTCTACATGCTGTTCGAGGGTTTTACGCCGCTTTATGCCGGCAGCATGGGGCTCGCGCTGACCGTGGCGCTGATCCTCGGCACCGCCATCACCACCGGCGCCCCCTCGAATGTGATCCGCGCCATCTTCTGGATCGGACTTGCGCTCGTCGTCGCCGCACTGTCGCGTGACGGCCTCAAGATCGTGCCGGTTGCGAGCGTCGTGGTCGGGCTGATCGTGATTGCCGCTTTCGTGCGTGGCGGGTTCAAGGCCTTGCGCGAGTGCCGCGATGCGCTGGCCGAAAGCGCGAAGTCCGCGATCACCGTCGGCATGGCCTGCGCCATCGTCGGCGTCATCATCGGCATGATGTCGCAGACCGGTGTCGGCACCATCTTCGGCGGCTGGGTGATCGGGCTCGGCGAGAAGAGCCTGTTCCTGGCGCTGATCATGACCATGCTGCTGTCGATCCTGCTCGGCACCGGCATCCCGACCATCCCGACCTACATCATCACCGCCGCGCTCGCCGCGCCGGCGCTGGCGAAGCTCGGCGTGCCGCTGATCGCGAGCCACATGTTCGCGTTCTACTACGGCATCATGGCCGACCTCTCGCCGCCGGTGGCGCTGGCCGCGCTCGCGGCGGCGCCGATTGCCAAGGAGAACCCGGACAAGATCGGCTGGGAGGCAATGCGCATCGCGCTCGCCGGCTATGTCATTCCCTTCATCTTCGTCTATTCGCCGGCCTTGATGTTGCAGGCCGGCGATCCCATGGCGGCCAAGCTCGGCTTCTATGGTGCGGTGGCATTGGCGAGCGTCAAGGCGTTGGTGGCGATCGCCCTGTTCGGCATGGTGGCGATCGGTTTCCTGTTCACGCGGCTGACGCTGATCGAGCGCCTGGTCGGGCTCGGCGCCGCGTTCTGCCTGCTCGGCGACTTCCAGTTCAGCGACACCGCGGGCTTCGTGCTCGCTGCGGCCATCGTGCTGTGGCAATGGCGGCAGCGCCCGCCGGCGCCTGTCGAGGCGGTGTGA
- a CDS encoding PaaI family thioesterase, with protein MTSKAATKLKSEGWSILETTGFMHLIGPLWERKVDGRYEFALATEDKHHNRRGMVQGGVMMTFADRTCGMTARYTSGKEYMATVQLDTHFVEAGQIGDILISRPHVVRSTRSLIFMSTEVTVDGRCIVMANGVFKILKGPG; from the coding sequence ATGACGAGCAAGGCCGCTACAAAGCTCAAATCGGAGGGCTGGAGTATCCTCGAAACCACCGGCTTCATGCACCTGATCGGTCCGCTGTGGGAGCGCAAGGTCGACGGTCGTTACGAGTTCGCACTCGCGACCGAGGACAAGCACCACAACCGCCGCGGCATGGTCCAGGGCGGCGTGATGATGACCTTCGCCGACCGCACCTGCGGCATGACCGCCCGCTACACCTCCGGCAAGGAGTACATGGCGACCGTGCAGCTCGACACTCATTTCGTCGAGGCCGGCCAGATCGGCGACATCCTGATCTCCCGCCCCCACGTGGTGCGCTCGACCCGCAGCCTCATCTTCATGAGCACGGAGGTGACCGTGGATGGTCGCTGCATCGTGATGGCGAACGGTGTATTCAAGATCCTGAAGGGGCCGGGGTAG
- a CDS encoding DUF1850 domain-containing protein, which translates to MAAAPAGACRGGVSLCFATAGGVKALALSAFTLVWTHSIAKVDWQEDWRVTPAGLELVQARVKGTGPGMEPPPEARLVDGWFQWQPKRAPMPEVVLGNSGAAGEWRLCHDGQCRTLSEIVGHPIGANVTTMKVCKDP; encoded by the coding sequence ATGGCGGCAGCGCCCGCCGGCGCCTGTCGAGGCGGTGTGAGTCTCTGCTTCGCCACCGCCGGCGGCGTGAAGGCGCTGGCGCTGTCCGCGTTCACGCTGGTCTGGACGCATTCGATCGCGAAAGTCGATTGGCAGGAAGACTGGCGCGTCACCCCCGCCGGTCTCGAGCTGGTGCAGGCCCGCGTCAAGGGCACCGGCCCCGGCATGGAGCCGCCGCCCGAGGCGCGGCTGGTCGACGGCTGGTTTCAGTGGCAGCCGAAGCGGGCACCGATGCCGGAGGTCGTGCTCGGCAATTCGGGCGCGGCGGGGGAGTGGCGGCTGTGTCATGATGGGCAATGCCGGACGCTGTCGGAGATTGTCGGGCATCCCATTGGTGCTAACGTCACCACGATGAAAGTCTGCAAGGACCCGTAG
- a CDS encoding TAXI family TRAP transporter solute-binding subunit yields the protein MKRTIFGAAAALALAASAPCAQAQSFINVLTGGTSGVYYPLGVAIGKIYGDKIPNVKTQVQATKASVENLILLQQGRGELAFTLGDSLKAAWDGDEEAGFKTKLDKLRTIGAIYPNYIQIVATTESGIKTLADLKGKSLSVGAPKSGTELNSRAILAAAGMSYKDLGKVEYLPFAESVDLMKNRQLAATLQSAGLGVASLKDLSTSSPITVVSVPKETVDKIGPPFVSAIIPANTYTGQDKDVPTAAVINYLVTSSAVSDDLAYQMTKLIYESLPELQNAHAAGKEIKLETAATGSPVPLHPGAIRYYKEKGLIK from the coding sequence ATGAAACGGACCATTTTCGGCGCGGCCGCGGCTCTTGCTCTGGCGGCGTCGGCACCTTGCGCGCAGGCGCAATCCTTCATCAACGTGCTGACCGGCGGCACTTCCGGCGTCTACTACCCGCTCGGGGTCGCAATCGGGAAGATCTACGGCGACAAGATTCCGAACGTGAAGACGCAGGTGCAGGCCACCAAGGCGTCGGTCGAGAACCTGATCCTGCTGCAGCAGGGCCGCGGCGAGCTGGCGTTCACGCTGGGCGATTCGCTCAAGGCCGCCTGGGACGGCGACGAGGAAGCCGGCTTCAAGACCAAGCTGGACAAGCTCCGCACCATCGGCGCGATCTATCCGAACTACATCCAGATCGTCGCGACCACTGAATCCGGCATCAAGACGCTGGCCGACCTCAAGGGCAAAAGCCTCTCCGTCGGCGCGCCGAAGTCCGGCACGGAGCTGAATTCGCGTGCGATCCTGGCTGCCGCCGGCATGAGCTACAAGGATCTCGGCAAGGTCGAATATCTGCCCTTTGCCGAGTCCGTGGATCTGATGAAGAACCGTCAGCTCGCAGCGACGCTGCAATCGGCCGGCCTCGGCGTCGCTTCGCTGAAGGACCTGTCGACATCGAGCCCGATCACGGTGGTGTCGGTGCCGAAGGAGACCGTCGACAAGATCGGCCCGCCCTTCGTCTCCGCAATCATTCCGGCCAACACCTATACCGGCCAGGACAAGGACGTGCCGACCGCGGCCGTGATCAACTATCTCGTCACCAGCTCCGCGGTGTCGGACGATCTCGCCTATCAGATGACCAAGCTGATCTACGAATCGCTGCCGGAATTGCAGAATGCGCATGCGGCCGGCAAGGAGATCAAGCTCGAGACCGCCGCGACCGGCAGCCCGGTTCCGCTGCACCCGGGCGCGATCCGCTATTACAAGGAAAAAGGGCTGATCAAGTAG